The Rhizobiaceae bacterium genome contains the following window.
ATGCCGTCTGCCTCGCCGATTTCGGTGACGAGGGGATTGCCTTCGTCGCGCAGCCGCAGATCCCGCCGCGCAACGTCAACTGGTCGTCGCAGGGCAAATGGGTGCACGCCGCCAAGGTCGGCTTCGAAAAGTATTTCCTGCGCAAGGTGCGGCAGGGCAAGGCCGAAACATTCTACGAAAGCCTCGCGCTGGACGTGCTCGGCATCAAGAAGCTCAAGGACATTCATGCCGAACCGGCGGAATAGGCATGCCGAACCGGCTGAATAGGCCGACGTTCAAATTAAGGTGTCCGCAAAAATATGCCGTTCAGGCCGATGAAGCCTTGACGCCGCATCCCCGATTATAGAAGGGGATCATGACCGGCGAGCCTTGCATGTGACGCATGGCTATACCTATCTTATGTATTCGACACTTTTTTGCGCATCGATGTGGCGGCGCGCGCCGCGTGAGGGATTTCCATGTCCACCAAACACGCCCCTGTTCTAATCATCGGGTCAGGACCGGCGGGCTATACCGCTGCCATCTATGCGGCTCGCGCAATGCTGAAACCCGTGCTGGTCGCCGGATTGCAGCAGGGCGGGCAACTGACCATCACCACCGATGTGGAAAACTATCCCGGATTTGCCGAGCCGATCCAGGGGCCCTGGCTGATGGGCGAAATGCTCAAGCAGGCCGAGCATGTCGGCACCGAGATCGTCAACGACATCATCACGAGCGTAGATCTCGACGTGCGGCCCTTCCGGCTGACCGGCGATTCCGGCACGACCTACACCTGCGATGCGCTGATCATCGCCACCGGCGCGCAGGCGAAATGGCTGGGCATCCCGAGCGAGCAGGTGTTTCAGGGCTTTGGCGTTTCGGCCTGCGCCACCTGCGACGGTTTTTTCTATCGCGGCAAGGATGTCGTGGTGGTGGGCGGCGGCAATTCCGCCGTGGAAGAGGCGCTTTACCTCTCCAATCTGGCGAAGTCGGTCACTGTCGTGCATCGTCGCCGGGAGTTTCGCTCGGAGCGCATCCTGCGCGAACGGCTGTTCGCCAAGGACAACATCAAGGTGGTGTGGGACAGCGTCGTGGAGGAGATCACTGGCACGCCGGGCAAGCCACCGCTGCCAGCCTTTGTAACGGGCGTCCGGCTGAAAAACGTGGTGACCGGCGAGGTGAGCGACATGCCGACGGATGGTGTGTTCGTCGCCATCGGCCATGCGCCGGCGGTGGAACTGTTCGTCGGCAAGCTGAAGCAGAAGCCGAACGGCTATCTCTGGACCGCGCCGGACTCGACGCGGACCGATGTGCCGGGCGTCTTCGCCGCAGGCGACGTCACCGACGATATCTATCGGCAGGCGGTGACGGCTGCCGGAATGGGGTGCATGGCGGCGCTGGAAGCGGAAAAATATCTCGCGGGTGTGGAAGTGCATCGGGAAGCCGCCGAATAGGCGGACCCGATGAAGTGGCCCATGGAGAAATGACCCACGGGTCTATCTTTGGTCAAATTATAGTGCATTCTAATAGACGGATTGTTTGAACGGCCCGTCAAGAGGCCGATCAACGAGGGGACGATATGGCACTGGATTGGGACAAGCTACGCGTGTTTCACGCCGCAGCGGAAGCGGGGTCGTTCACCCACGCCGCTGAGACGTTGAAACTGTCGCAGTCCGCCATTTCCCGGCAGGTCAGTGCGCTTGAACACGATGTCGGCGTGCCGCTCTTCAACCGGCATGCGCGCGGACTGGTGCTCACGGAGCAGGGCGAATTGCTGTTCCGCACGGCGCACGACGTGCTGATGAAGCTCGAAAGCATCAAGTCGCGGCTCAGCGAGACCAAGGACCGCCCCTCCGGGCTTCTCAAGGTCACGACCACGGTCGGGCTCGGCGCCGGATGGCTCACGGAGCGGATGCCGGAATTTCTGGAAATGTACCCGGAAATGCAGGTGCAGCTCATTCTGGCCAATGAGGAACTCGATCTCACCATGCGGCAGGCCGATTGCGCGATCAGGCTGCGCCAGCCGCAACAGCCGGACCTCATCCAGCGGCGGCTTTTCACGGTGCACTTCCATCTCTACGCGTCCGCCGCCTATGTCAACAAGCATGGCAAGCCGGAATCCATCGACGATCTCAAGAACCACCGGATCGTTACATTCGGCGTGCCGGTTCCGCCGCATCTGTCCGAACTGAACTGGCTTGAGACGGTGGGTGATTTCGACAGCGGGCAGCGCACCGCGACACTTCAGATCAACGATGTCATTTCGATCAAGCGCGCGGTGCAGGCGGGGGCGGGGATCGCCATGCTGCCAGACTATGTCGCCAGCAGGGAGGCGGGATTGGTCCAGCTTCTGCAACAGACGGAAGTGCCTTCCTTCGACACTTATTTCGCCTACCCGGAAGCCATGAAGAATCAGGCCAAGCTCAACGTTTTCCGGGATTTTGTGATCAGCAAAGCGCGAAACTGGTCCTATTGACCGCGATTTGCACTGACGTTACGTAAGCGCTCTGAGGGTACGCCTAAGAAATAGGCACGACTAATTTCCGTGCAACCCTCATTGCCCGGCTAATAGATCAAATGTACTGGTACTAACGAGCGGCGAAGTTGATTGTGCCACAGCCAATCGGTTTTTGCATAAAAGCGATGCAAAATCGATGCTTGATAAAGAAGCATTCAGCGCTCATATATCGGTCATCTCCTGAGCGCGTTCCTCCTCCCATTAGCGCTCGGTGAGTGTTCCCCTCTGGAGGTTGGCCCTAACAGGCACTTCCAACAAACTCAGCCGGATCAACTGATCCGGCTTTTTTGTTGGCTTTTGCGGGAACGGCGGGCGTGTACGCATCACGACCCAAGTCTGCGCCACCACGAAGGCCGGCGGCACCAGAATCCACAGCGCCTTGATGAAGTCCGACGACGCGCGGAACGTGCTGAAAAAATCCTGCCAGAAACTGTAGCTGTCCATCCGTGCCCCCCGCGCTTTGGATGGTCACCGAGGGGCTTCCCCATGCCCCAAGCACGCCCCTCTGGTGACCGGGAGGCTAGAAAGCCGCAAGAAGACGGCTGCCACGGCCTTTGGTTCAGGGAACCTGTTGTATAGCCGTGGCCCTCCCGGCCCTGAAGGACAGGAATTGCCGTTTCGGTCGACATAACCGCTTCTTGAGGGACTTCTAGATCC
Protein-coding sequences here:
- the trxB gene encoding thioredoxin-disulfide reductase, giving the protein MSTKHAPVLIIGSGPAGYTAAIYAARAMLKPVLVAGLQQGGQLTITTDVENYPGFAEPIQGPWLMGEMLKQAEHVGTEIVNDIITSVDLDVRPFRLTGDSGTTYTCDALIIATGAQAKWLGIPSEQVFQGFGVSACATCDGFFYRGKDVVVVGGGNSAVEEALYLSNLAKSVTVVHRRREFRSERILRERLFAKDNIKVVWDSVVEEITGTPGKPPLPAFVTGVRLKNVVTGEVSDMPTDGVFVAIGHAPAVELFVGKLKQKPNGYLWTAPDSTRTDVPGVFAAGDVTDDIYRQAVTAAGMGCMAALEAEKYLAGVEVHREAAE
- a CDS encoding LysR family transcriptional regulator, yielding MALDWDKLRVFHAAAEAGSFTHAAETLKLSQSAISRQVSALEHDVGVPLFNRHARGLVLTEQGELLFRTAHDVLMKLESIKSRLSETKDRPSGLLKVTTTVGLGAGWLTERMPEFLEMYPEMQVQLILANEELDLTMRQADCAIRLRQPQQPDLIQRRLFTVHFHLYASAAYVNKHGKPESIDDLKNHRIVTFGVPVPPHLSELNWLETVGDFDSGQRTATLQINDVISIKRAVQAGAGIAMLPDYVASREAGLVQLLQQTEVPSFDTYFAYPEAMKNQAKLNVFRDFVISKARNWSY